A stretch of Paenibacillus peoriae DNA encodes these proteins:
- a CDS encoding nucleotidyltransferase family protein, translating into MKAEEDVLRVIQYMNDPQVLEDLRYVRELKLPQGCIAAGYVRNRVWDKLHGYTTATPLNDIDVIYFDPKNTLEERDEYLELSLNRKQAGRNWSVKNQARMHFRNGEAPYSSVEDAMSRWPETATAVAVRLNDKDQIEVICPHGLEDLLDMRVRQSPLFRHTTAFRQRVFEKQWLDNWPLLIMEN; encoded by the coding sequence ATGAAGGCGGAAGAAGATGTGCTACGAGTCATACAATATATGAATGATCCGCAGGTACTGGAAGACTTGCGCTATGTGCGAGAGCTGAAGTTGCCGCAAGGATGTATTGCCGCAGGCTATGTACGTAACCGCGTTTGGGATAAGCTCCATGGCTATACAACGGCTACACCTTTAAACGATATAGATGTTATCTATTTTGACCCGAAAAACACGCTAGAGGAACGAGATGAGTATCTAGAGTTGTCCTTGAACCGTAAGCAGGCCGGACGTAACTGGTCTGTCAAAAATCAGGCTCGGATGCATTTTCGCAACGGGGAGGCTCCTTATTCCTCGGTAGAGGATGCGATGAGCCGCTGGCCAGAGACGGCAACGGCGGTGGCGGTTAGATTGAATGACAAGGATCAAATAGAGGTTATTTGTCCGCATGGATTGGAAGATCTGCTGGATATGCGGGTACGGCAAAGCCCTTTGTTTCGTCACACAACGGCTTTTCGGCAGCGTGTATTTGAGAAGCAATGGCTTGATAACTGGCCGTTGCTTATTATGGAGAATTAG
- a CDS encoding GNAT family N-acetyltransferase: MFKNIKIDSDREEVLELLTYAVLDHPERGETALRTYQGSDDWKLFGVEDEGLIVGIVGFEDQEDGTTVIRHLAVLPENRHRGYARGMLLTLIQERNPKRLTVDTDAEGADFFRKVGFAVYGSEDLPDGGQFHCVYEIDEE, from the coding sequence ATGTTTAAAAATATAAAAATAGATTCAGATCGTGAGGAAGTTCTGGAGCTGTTAACCTACGCCGTGCTGGATCATCCTGAACGCGGAGAAACAGCTTTACGTACCTATCAAGGCTCGGATGACTGGAAGCTGTTCGGTGTAGAAGATGAAGGACTTATTGTAGGTATTGTCGGCTTTGAGGACCAGGAGGATGGAACAACTGTAATTCGCCATCTGGCCGTGTTGCCTGAAAACCGTCATAGAGGATATGCCAGAGGTATGCTACTTACGCTCATTCAGGAGCGTAATCCAAAACGGCTTACTGTGGACACGGATGCGGAGGGGGCAGATTTTTTCCGCAAAGTGGGCTTTGCCGTGTATGGATCAGAGGATTTGCCGGATGGTGGGCAATTCCATTGTGTATATGAAATAGACGAAGAATAA
- a CDS encoding GDSL-type esterase/lipase family protein encodes MAYHYTAIGDSLTTGAGTLLSGGFVPIYRRMAERHLRTPVSYENLGINGLTSQELLSMVRNNPLFRSAISRAELITVTIGGNDLRPYISALAGESGLSGSSIPQALNHTKEHVRQIVHALYQIKSGQREPFIIRMVGLYNPFPEVREAGVYVRQYNSFLYTLGGPNYRVANIYPAFEGYERALLSLDRVHPNSRGYRVIAEELNRLGYAPLRRA; translated from the coding sequence TTGGCGTACCACTACACAGCGATTGGAGATTCTTTAACAACAGGTGCAGGGACGTTGCTGAGCGGCGGATTTGTACCTATCTATCGGCGAATGGCAGAAAGACATCTGCGTACGCCAGTCAGTTACGAGAATCTGGGAATTAACGGGCTGACATCGCAGGAGTTGCTGTCCATGGTCCGCAACAATCCACTTTTTCGGTCGGCGATCAGCCGGGCTGAACTTATAACGGTAACGATCGGCGGGAATGATCTGCGCCCATACATCAGCGCCCTTGCTGGAGAGTCCGGCTTGTCGGGTTCTTCCATTCCACAAGCGTTGAATCACACAAAAGAACATGTACGCCAAATTGTACATGCCCTGTATCAGATAAAGTCCGGTCAGCGTGAGCCATTTATCATTCGAATGGTGGGATTATATAATCCTTTTCCAGAAGTAAGGGAGGCGGGAGTATATGTGCGTCAGTACAACTCGTTTCTCTATACATTAGGCGGACCGAATTACCGGGTGGCGAATATTTATCCCGCATTTGAGGGCTATGAACGGGCACTACTTTCGTTAGACCGGGTGCATCCGAACAGTCGTGGTTATCGCGTGATTGCGGAAGAGTTGAATCGGCTTGGTTATGCGCCATTAAGGCGAGCGTGA